One part of the Dunckerocampus dactyliophorus isolate RoL2022-P2 chromosome 11, RoL_Ddac_1.1, whole genome shotgun sequence genome encodes these proteins:
- the LOC129190196 gene encoding protocadherin-1-like isoform X5, protein MAALRREFLLYLAAFLLPLCGATPSDILYRVPEEQPPNTLIGSLAADQGLPDTGHLYKLEVGSPYLRVDGKTGDIYTTEIPIDRETLRDCRNLFEGDKCYLEFEVSITDMVKGLGSGPRLIEGRIEVMDINDNTPQFSSPILTLSIPENTHIGALFSIPMATDRDSGNNGVAEYSLSTGPDADQLFSLQVAVDTDEKLPQLVVMGNLDREKKDSYDLNIRVVDGGRPARASSALLRVIVTDQNDNAPKFERSHYDAELPENSPLGHSVLQVRANDADTGTNGEIDYSLHQMSEAVQRLLRIDRSTGVIYVKGLVDREEENFLKFFVVAKDRGPNSKSSKVLVTLTVRDQNDNAPTIEIRGIGLVTHQHGVANISEDMPVGTPVALVQVSDRDEGENAVVTCVVAGDVPFQLQPLSESTNDRKRKYFLQTTTLLDYERVKDYRIEIVAVDSGNPALSSTNSLKVQVTDMNDNTPSFSPAMLEVDFAEGNQPGDKVLDVVATDADSGSNAELVYSIIERSASGLFEIDADTGEVRVKNLLDREETERYEFRVAAADKGVPSKTGTASVVVNVLDCNDNDPKFMLSGYSFSVIENMPPLNPVGVVTVTDVDKGDNARVRLFVEPDNGKFVIQNGTGNILSSISFDREKESTYTFRLKAVDAGEPPRSSYVGVTINVLDENDNAPYVTKPANSSYTYLTPDTPPDTRVEVVEAEDIDSGPNAELVYTITGGNPYGLFHISPTTGEITLAQAFTGEHNGLHRLVVQVKDNGKPPRHTTALVHVFVNDTKANVSLIEVLVGHSLYTPLDRDIAGDPNYALAQRSNILYGSLAGIAGVILVIVAVVVIRHRLQKDTKSGYQAGKKESKDLYAPKQGPKNSKGKKSKKSKAPKPAKPLEEDEEASLQKGLKFNLINDTVSDSPRIHLPLNYPPGSPDLGRHYRSNSPLPSIQLQPQSPSASKKHQAVQDLPATNTFVGTGDNNSTGSDQYSDYSYKANPPKYSNKQT, encoded by the exons ATGGCAGCGCTGAGGCGGGAGTTTCTGCTCTACCTGGCGGCGTTCCTGCTGCCGTTGTGCGGCGCCACGCCCTCCGACATCCTGTATCGTGTTCCCGAGGAGCAGCCGCCCAACACGCTGATAGGCAGCTTGGCGGCGGATCAGGGCCTTCCTGACACGGGCCATCTGTACAAGCTGGAGGTGGGCTCGCCCTACCTGAGAGTGGACGGCAAGACGGGAGACATCTACACCACCGAGATCCCCATCGATCGCGAGACCCTGAGGGACTGCCGAAACCTCTTTGAGGGGGACAAATGCTATCTGGAGTTTGAGGTGTCCATCACAGACATGGTGAAAGGCCTTGGTTCAGGGCCACGTCTCATTGAAGGTCGCATCGAGGTCATGgacatcaatgacaacacgCCGCAGTTCTCTTCGCCCATCCTCACCTTGTCCATCCCTGAGAACACGCACATCGGCGCCCTCTTCTCCATCCCCATGGCCACCGACAGGGACTCCGGCAACAATGGCGTGGCCGAGTACTCGTTGAGCACGGGGCCGGACGCCGACCAGCTCTTCAGCCTGCAAGTCGCCGTGGACACGGATGAGAAGCTTCCGCAGCTGGTCGTCATGGGCAACCTGGACCGTGAGAAGAAGGACTCGTACGACCTCAACATCCGCGTCGTGGACGGCGGACGGCCGGCAAGGGCGAGCAGCGCTCTGCTCAGGGTCATTGTCACCGACCAGAACGACAACGCTCCTAAGTTTGAGAGGAGCCACTACGATGCCGAACTACCCGAGAACAGCCCGCTGGGACACTCGGTGCTGCAG GTCCGGGCCAATGACGCAGACACTGGCACCAACGGAGAGATTGACTACAGCCTTCATCAGATGTCAGAGGCTGTCCAGAGGCTTCTACGCATTGACCGGTCCACAGGAGTCATTTATGTAAAGGGCCTGGTGGACCGTGAGGAAGAGAACTTCCTTAAATTTTTTGTTGTAGCCAAAGACCGCGGGCCGAACTCCAAGAGCTCCAAAGTGCTAGTGACCCTCACTGTCAGGGACCAGAACGACAACGCTCCCACCATAGAGATTCGCGGCATCGGTCTGGTGACACACCAGCACGGCGTAGCCAACATCTCTGAGGACATGCCCGTGGGCACACCAGTCGCGCTGGTCCAGGTGTCTGACCGAGACGAAGGCGAAAATGCGGTGGTGACTTGTGTGGTCGCGGGTGACGTTCCCTTTCAACTCCAACCTTTAAGTGAGTCGACAAATGACAGAAAGAGGAAGTATTTCCTGCAGACGACCACCCTGCTGGATTATGAGCGAGTAAAGGATTACAGGATTGAAATAGTCGCAGTTGATTCTGGTAACCCTGCTTTGTCCAGCACCAACTCCTTGAAAGTTCAGGTCACAGACATGAATGATAACACACCCAGCTTTTCTCCAGCCATGCTGGAAGTGGATTTTGCAGAGGGGAACCAGCCCGGTGACAAGGTTCTGGATGTGGTGGCGACTGATGCTGACAGTGGCTCCAACGCCGAGCTGGTCTACAGCATCATTGAACGCTCTGCCTCTGGGCTCTTTGAGATCGATGCCGACACCGGAGAGGTTCGTGTGAAGAACCTGCTGGATCGGGAAGAGACGGAACGTTACGAGTTCCGCGTGGCTGCGGCGGACAAGGGTGTTCCGAGCAAAACGGGCACAGCGAGTGTGGTGGTCAATGTCCTGGACTGCAATGACAACGACCCCAAGTTCATGCTCAGTGGTTACAGCTTCTCTGTCATCGAGAACATGCCTCCGCTCAATCCTGTCGGTGTGGTCACCGTTACCGACGTGGACAAGGGCGACAATGCCCGAGTGAGGCTTTTCGTGGAGCCGGACAATGGCAAGTTTGTCATACAGAACGGCACGGGAAACATCTTGTCCAGCATCTCCTTCGACCGCGAGAAGGAAAGCACCTACACTTTCCGCCTAAAGGCAGTGGATGCTGGTGAGCCCCCGCGATCCTCCTATGTGGGTGTGACCATCAATGTCCTGGACGAGAACGACAATGCACCCTATGTCACCAAACCTGCAAACTCCTCCTACACGTACCTGACCCCTGACACACCCCCAGACACGCGTGTAGAGGTGGTAGAGGCTGAGGACATAGACTCTGGACCCAATGCTGAGCTGGTTTACACAATTACTGGGGGGAACCCGTATGGATTGTTCCACATTTCGCCCACCACGGGGGAGATCACCCTGGCACAGGCGTTCACTGGGGAGCACAATGGACTTCACCGGCTGGTGGTGCAGGTAAAGGACAACGGCAAgccacctcgccacaccactgCACTGGTCCATGTTTTTGTCAATGACACCAAGGCCAATGTGTCCCTCATTGAGGTGCTTGTGGGACACAGCTTGTACACCCCTCTGGACAGAGACATTGCTGGAGATCCCAATTATGCCCTTGCCCAGCGCAGCAACATCCTGTATGGAAGCCTGGCGGGAATAGCCGGAGTCATTCTGGTCATTGTAGCTGTGGTGGTCATTCGACACCGGCTCCAGAAGGACACCAAGAGTGGCTACCAGGCGGGCAAGAAGGAGAGCAAAGACCTGTACGCCCCCAAGCAGGGACCCAAGAACTCCAAAGGTAAAAAGAGCAAGAAGAGTAAAGCTCCCAAACCTGCCAAGCCactggaggaggacgaggaggccAGCCTCCAGAAAGGCCTCAAATTCAACCTCATCAACGACACGGTCAGTGACAGTCCCAGAATACACTTGCCCCTCAACTATCCCCCGGGAAGCCCTGACCTGGGCCGCCACTACCGCTCCAACTCCCCGTTGCCCTCCATCCAGCTACAACCACAATCCCCCTCTGCCTCCAAGAAGCACCAGGCGGTCCAGGACCTCCCCGCAACCAACACCTTCGTGGGAACTGGGGACAACAACTCGACAGGCTCGGACCAATATTCGGATTACAGCTACAAGGCCAACCCTCCCAAATACAGCAACAAACAG